Sequence from the Megalops cyprinoides isolate fMegCyp1 chromosome 9, fMegCyp1.pri, whole genome shotgun sequence genome:
cccacagaactgctgttCGCTGGATGCTTTTTGTCTTTCGCACCATTCtatatacactctagagactgctgctcgtgaaaatcccaggagatcagcactTTCTGacatactcaaaccaccccgtctggcaccaacgaTCATCccgcggtcaaagtcacttaaatcagatttcctaccccttctgatgtttggtctgaacagcaactgaacctcttgactatgtctttcgTCATTttcgtgaggaaaaaaaaacattttataatacctgcaaaatgtctgtattgagAAAGGACCAGATACAGCAAAGATTTTTAAGTCTAAAGTCTTTTAAGTCTTCTAGTTTACAAAGCATTTATGTAAGATGGTTTATTGTTTCAATAATGAGTAAATGTGTACAATtgacagacatttacagtattatcgtctacacacatttaaagataaagaacACCAACTTAGCTGGACTGGGTCATTCAGTGCTTTCACCTCACGCTAGCTAggaaaccactgcattattcaccaaaactgaggacaagacaggcctctgctgcccccagaACTCATTCCATCACCTTTGTTATATaaggaattaaaatggatttttgactTGCCTAAAGTGCAGGcattgattaaatattattgGAGCGACGTAGGGGCAGGCTGCTATCAAATCAACTGACGGTGAAACAAGGAAAGGCAGACGTCACCCCATGGAGTCCTGAGCACCATTAGACACTGAGGAAGACCCAATATTCCTGCATACAGCTTAACATCCCTTGTCAGTTAACACAAAATGACGCATCTAATTTGAGAAAGGAAGTTTCTTGCAAATGCAACAGTTGGTTTGATGGATCACCCTCGCACAGTTACAgttcacattgcaaatatgacaTGGAGTTTACCCTCCACTGAGAAAAAGTGCTTTTGGTAACATTGCctgttaataatacatttcatattctatTATAATGGATGAtaatttccagaacaaaaagagaatgaaagacactGTATTGCAATGTCAATACCAAGTCTTCCATCTGCTGCCCTCTACCCTGTGCAAGCCGGGAAGAGCGACACACACGTGGTCCATGCTTATGGTCCGTCCCTAAAGGCACAAAGTTGATTTCACCGGGGCATTGTACATAAAGAAGAGGTTCACAATACAAACGTACAAACGctacactgatgcattctggggatgtctgtggcagaatgcaggATGTCCCTGAAATCCAGGCACCTGGGCAGTGCTTCAGGGCAGAGCTGCAACCTGGGACAGCACAGTGGCCGAAGCcgggaaacaaagcaaacgtgACCGAGAGGTCGGCTGCTGGCAAGCACATTTGACtggcaggtggggtgggaggattCTTATTTCGTTGGTGAAGAAAGCGGGAAGCGTGAGCTCCAGCTCTGCGCACGCTCTGTGCgcagctgcactcagcctccGGGCTCTTCCCAAGTGTCCAAAGTTCATCTGCCGTTGATGTGGTGGCGTCAACAGTCAGGGGCACCACCGCTGTGAAAGgaccaaaacaaagtgcagcAGGTAGCGGGTGGCTGAGAACCAATGAGCAGAAAGGGGCATAGACGGAGGGAGGGGCTGAActccacagccacacccacacatcaaAAAGGACACTAATCTGACTCTGTTTACCTTGCACTTTcacagcttatattttacacacctccttacttttgtttgtttcatatactttccattcagtatttaaaaaaaaacagaatcacaacacacaaacacaacagaatcacagcGATGCCGGGGTCCGTGCCACCCAAATCaattgaacagaaagaaaaggatagTGACAGACCGAAttatcataagaacataagaacatatgatgacgagaacaggccattcggcccaactaagctcgccatttcttaattaaagagtatccaaaactgcatcaagtctagacttgaacacagcaagggtctctgcctcaactacatgacctggcaacgtattccatgtattgataactctttgtgtaaaataatatttccttacatcagtgcggaacttactcttaactagtttccatttatgtcctcttgttttacagactgaactcaccctaaagaatctattatagttaaccttgttgattccttttataaatttaaatacctcaattaaatcagccctaagcctcctctcgcttagtcttaataggttaagtaacttgagtctttcctcatagcttttatatttcatgccaggaactaatttagttgcccttctttgaaccttttctagagctgcagtatcttttttatagtgcggtgcccagaactgcacacagtattccaggtgcggtctgactaaggcattttataatttcaatataacctctttagatttatactcaatacttttgcctatatatcccagcatcctgttggccttttttactgctacagcacactgcctagatcctgttaagcttgggtcaaccattactcccaagtccttttcaaattgagcacattctagtttttttccacccatgaagtagtcttgtctaaggttcttatttcccacatgcaagactacatttatctaaattgaaagtcatctgccaggtatctgcccacttttggatgctgtttaggtctttctGTATTACCTcagttgattctatactgttggctagaccccctagttttgtgtcatctgcaaattttactattttacttctaacctctgcatcaagatcatttatgtatataagacatagcaaaggccccaacaccgatccctgtaggactccacttcgtacaggaccctgctctgatacaattcctcccacagttacagtctgctttctattagacagccaacttcgaacccactcggtgatagctcctgtaattcccgcagatgtcattttcaatatgagtctctcgtgcggaactttgtcaaatgccttttgaaagtccaaatagatagaAAATCCGATCaaccggcaactctcgcacagttttggccacattttgtcccctaactgaaaacgctttccctaaataaggatttactgccgagacagaattaccagctaaaaagtgctaaaagcaccgaggtggctcagaacagtcaaaggcagaaatcaagtgcaagaaatgccacttagcctaaatacaataaaactacgtttacagttcagcagatgcgctaacacaaccagattcagaatatcctaaaatctgacgctgaaaaatagtagaaaaaggtaaaaaaaaatcataataaaaacacatttgatatACATTGTTAAACGGGGAGCACTGCTAGAACTCTAAAGAAAAGGCTATGCGCTCACCTCCTTCTTGCCTGGATCAACTCCCATGGGCAACTCTTCTGGGGTCTTGTTGAGCAGCATTTCTGGGGCCATACATGAATTGTTGCCCCCAGAGGAGATGGTGGCTCCTGCATTGGAGTTGGAAAGCTGGCCCTCATTGGTCTTGTAGGATGCCACAGAAACACGCAGCTTTGAGCTGACTGGTCCTCCTGGGGCACTGTATCCACCGCCATTCCCATTCTTCTGGTTCAGATCTGCATTGTTCAGATTCTACATACATTGGTACACACTGTAACTATGCAGAAGAACCTCTTcaaagcaatattttaaaatgctttttgttgAGGGAAAAATCTGAACATGTCATTCCATTCAACACGCTCCATATGTTCCCGAATCAAATACATATGGTTAGTTAGATGTTATTATATAAGTGCTGAGCAATACAATGTCCCTGGCTAAATAacactgtaatgtttttcatgaaattatttGTGTGCATTGAAAAGGTGTGGAAGTGATTACTTACAACAGTTATCTGTGAAATGGATGCAACATCTCCaagcttatttttcatttcctcgTATGAGCTGCCACCCTACAGAGAAGAGAATATCCTTACCAGCCCATGAGGGTACCATTTCTAAACCATTATGGCACTGCTGTTTCCTACGCTACGGTGAAGATGCTGTCATAACCACTTACCATGAGAAAGTACAGTAGTTTCCAGTGGTTTGTGCTAAATCTAGCAGCTTTTCATTAGGGCTTCACTGGGTTATCAGtcctgcattttatttgttgttcatGTTTCATTATTAACTGCAATGGAAGGGCAATCTAGATGGACCGGACCTCTCTTCTCTCTAGTTAGCTCTCAAACAGATGCTGTGCAAGTAGGGTGAGTTGATCATTTATGAgaatgattaaatattaaatgataatTAGTGAAGCAGTGTGATTAATCGAGGGGAAATGCTAGGAATAAGCActagtaaaaagtaaaaagaaaaaaaataatgaagcaaTGGATAAGAAGGAATATGACTGCAGTGTAGATTAGTAATTAGTGAACTGACATTGAGCAGGTTATTATAGTATGCTTCATTAGAGTACAGTATCTACCAATATGTGTTCACAGCTTGGCATGTCAATGTATTTATGTTAAACCAGAGAAACCCATAGTTATGGGGGCCACGATTGTCTTCAAGTCCAGCACTCCAGACTGGCTCATAAACCCCCCAGAGAATCTGACTCACGCTCCACTTATGGGGGTCCCAGGCATTGAACCAGCCAGTGAAGGTGGGCGGCTCATAGCCCTGCTTGACAGTGATGATGGGCGTGCCCGGGTCCCTGTGCGCTGGGTGAGTCTTCAGGTACTCCACCGCGCTTGTACACGCTTCCTTGGTTTCAAAATCGTTGGCTGACCTACCAATCCACAGGAAGATCTGGGAGGGAACGGGGTGGGATGGGACAGCACCAGGTGTTTTACATGATATGAACGATCTAAATGCAGTTCACTCTAATCGAACTGTCCAGGAAGCATGCGTTATGGATAGCTGTACACAGAAGAGGACAAGATGTAACACTGAGGCATTAGTTGATGATGTACTATCATCACCTGCGTCGATGCTAGCCTGCATGTGTTACCATGACATGacgtgacaaaaaaaaaaacatttccacaattTTTTGAGTTTAAAGAGTTTAAAGGTAAAAAACTGAGACTAGAGAGTCTTTCTTACTTTAATTAAAAGAATACATGTTGTCTGGACTTCTGTGCTTCCCTCCCCCCAGTCCAAGTGAAGGACAGGGAGGCCTTACCTCCTCCCAGGTATCCAGAAGCATAACGTCGTCCTCGTCCAAGTCCTCCTGGGCGAAGTCCTCGATCTCTGTCATCAGGAAGCGGCCTGTCTGGTTGGAGCACTCGAACAGCCGAGGACTGTGGAGCGGCTGCTCCTGCTGGAACCTGTGAGGGAAGGTATTCTTTTTGGCCGTTTGCCCATTTGAATCAAAGTGTaatctcatttgcatattaaacTGCGAATACTTCCACTGAGCTGCAAGCATTGCGATCATGCTGCACGGACACTGCTGTGTACCTCTTATCGCTGGCATAGGGAGCCTTCCCCCCCAGCGCCACCCAAAACTCGGCTGGCTCCTGTCCCTCCATCACGACCTGCTTGTCCTGCTTGGAGAGGATGTCGGCCACATACTTTGCCATCTCCCTCTCATCCCCGCTGCatccctgcagacacacaaatacacagacgaatcagcacacagcagctcGACACACTGACTGCCtgacaacaataactgttttttctactgcacttcatactgtataatagcaataaccttacccttgtttattcttgtttcataattcattttatactatgtatataatcatagcacaagcatgataacttctcaattgcataattgcacaaacttctttctatttgttgtattttatacctctttatttattttattcaatttattcttttgttgtttttgatgtgtgccggacggtgcagttgtgacactcaaatttcttcgggattaataaagtatttcttattcttattcttatccTTAATTGGGTGAGCCTGTACACTTTCACCACGCCAGTGGCATTCAAGTGTGCCGTTCAATTTAACCAAACTTTGCTGTTCTGAAATCGCAAATGAAAAAAACCTTcaaacaatatacagtacaagaAACTGACCTGTGTTTTGTCAAAGGGCTGTTGGGTTAACCACAGTGCATATTTCAACCACATTCATTAATCTGGCCTAAAGGCACTGTTTGGTGAGATGTCACATACAATTTTGAATGAAAGGTATCAGAGAAGGCAAGGGAAGTACAAAAAGATGATCAGGATTGGAATATGCAAACAGTCTTGGCTGAACATCAATTTCAGAAAATAACTGGTTCACCAATTATAAATGAAGCCAAAGCACCAACCTAGAAATAATGTGGTTTCCAGACTTTAGACAgaaataaagcatttaaaatgtgactcAGGCTCCTCCCTTGGGTGTGGGTGTAAAACGTCTGGAAACACATTAATTGAAATGGAGATCCTATGCAATGTGagaagaataaagaaaaaaaaagaaacagtacGAAGTTCCAACAGCAAAGAGTGAAATTATCAGGCTTTGACAGGCACAATAACACTGCTATTCATTTTGGTACACTGAATTGCACTACAGTTCAACTTGGGTAAAACATTCAAACCCAGGGACAGATATTCATGGTCACACAATACTTGTACCTTAACTTCTACGCGCAGCACTGCATCATTTTTCCACCCCACTTTGTTGCTATTCAGCATGTTAAAAGAAGAGTCAACACTCATGAAAAGACATGTTTGCTTGTTCATCTGagatatttgtgtttatttctaaatattatATCACTTTCTTTTCCAGAATCTTGAGGGATATGTAGGACAGTAACTTTGGAATTTAAagagatgtaaatgtaaatgaatgaattggcTGCATACAGTCCATAACAAGTGACGGAAAAAATCTACCATTGCTCTCTGCATTTGGATGAATCAAATACTCACTCTGTGTTCCCCTAAAATCTTATGCTAAATCATAAACTCTTACAAATAGCAAAAAAAtcttataaatacataaataatatttgtgttattattattattattattaagtcaGTTGGATCAGTGAAGACGGCTTGCaacactgaaacagctgtgGGGAGACTCACCTTCCCATACCACAGGTAGCAGACCCGGTCAGTCTTGAGCAGAAAGACGTCGTTGGCGTTGAGGGAGGAGGCGCGGGCAGGGACCTCCGTGGCCTTGGTGTTTAACTCATGCGCCCCTCTCACCTGGAACAGCCTGGCCCCGGGGTCAGGGTTCACCACTCCAGGTCGTCCTGTCCCACCCTGGACAAGCAGGACAAACGTGAGCCTTCCTCCCCATCATCCCAGGCCAGTTGCTCTAAACTGGCCCAGGAGCAGACCTGCATGTGCTTGTTTTAGGCCAGACTGAGTTCACAGCTCAGTCAAAACTATTTAAACTTGATCTAATCCAGATCTGATGTCActtgaaaaatgtctgttttatgaGGATATAACTCCACTCTGTGATGTGCTTGTACTACCCAAAAAGATAAAAGTAAAGGTTAAtcaaattatttctgttgcatGTAATATCTGCTTCTTTGAATAGGTCAACTGTCTTCATTCATTAAAGTTAATTACTTGTTATTAGGAGCTGTCAGCCCTTAATGAATTAGATGACTCACTCATCCAAGTAATTTAATCTGCATTATATTATAGATGAAAAAtacctttttatgttttttttatcagcacTAACACACTTtcaatatttaaagatttaagCATATGATTCATATGTATCAGATGACTATAACATCCAGATCAGGATTGAATTAACAGCTGAAatacacaggagcacagaaTTAGGGTTATTAGACATCATCTCAGGCATTGTGCCAAGCAAGACTCAAACTCCACTGTGGTCTGAACTCCTCCTCTTACCAAAGGTGTATGGGAAATATGTCGCACATCCCATTTTCCCAGGAAGTAACACATGACTGGTGAAGCAACTGACAGctcaaagaaatcaaaaacacCATTCAGCTAAATTAAATTACCCACCTTGAGGGACCTTGAGGGTTTTATTTGTTGTGAAAGGAGACGGCAGGGGGCGCTCACCTCAAAGATGATGAGCCTCCCCTTGAAAATGGCCAGAAGTGACGTGGCTCCTTTCCCATGGTCACTCTGACCTGGACGGGTGCCCCGTTATACTTGTTATCCAAATTGACGGCCTGGTAGGCGCAGGCAGTGATCTCATCCTGGGTGGCATGGCGCCCCTGTCACACAACACATGAGCATTGCACGCACACCATTACTCCCTCCGAGACTGCATAAAAAGGgcaataaaaaaagagatcCTTACCAGCCACATGTAGAGGATATACTGCAGTTGATTGGACCTCTTGTAGGTGTACAGCACTAGGTAACAGTCTCCTCCGTAGAACTGGCCGTAAGAGCTAGGGTGAAGCTCCCGCAGCTCCAGGTCCTCAATGCGCCACACCTGCGGGGTGGACACAGTCTCTGTGACAGGGACACCGGAGGCGCTCACAGAGGCTGCCTTGCATTCGAACATACGCTGTGAGCACTGACTGGGGAGTGTTCGTGGCGTACCAGGGTGCGTGTGCGGGACGTCTGGCATGCGGCTTTACCTGCACCTCTCCGGAGGCGTCGTCCACCATACGCTGCTGGGCGGCCAGCTCAGGGCGGGCGTGGAGCTCCATCACGTCAAACTTGTCCTGGCTCACTTTAGCTGGGCAAGAGGAGGCACACGACGGGTGTACggagaacaaaagcaaacacgTTCACTCTCATTTTCAGTGCGTTTAAGCACAAAGTAATCCGTAGCCTCTGCTTGTTAATTCCGTCAGCTAACTATTTCGACTTGCTCATCTTTCGAATGTTATCACTGATGCCAAGTGATGGAAGCAATGTTCTCTGCAAGGCCGCCTCATGAGGGTCTATTAATTGACCATATTATTTGTGCTGCAAAAGCCGAACACAGATCtacattttctgtcattcacatccttttgcatgcattttctaTTACACTTGATTTGAGTCAGGCCCAGGGCCAGTAAGTCCTGCAGAATTTGCCCGCCAGGCCCAGCTGTATTTCTGCCGCATTTCACACAATGCAGGCAGGTATACTGATTTACCTGAAGGCTCAAAGAGAGatttcagacaggaaaacaaacaaacacaaaaaaaacgcCCTGTTCTAAACAGAATTTATGTCGATATCTAGTAATGGCAGAAAAATGGTGAATAGTGATGACAGTCTATGCTAACAGATCAGAGTGTCACTAGCAGACATGTAACTTTGCTTTGTTATTGCCTTTAAGAAATAAAGCTCAGGGAATTCTCAGACTTACACTTTGTAACGCTATGCTtaccaaatgaaagaaatgtatgaatatgCTCTTCTCCATCACATGGGAAATTGACTCATTCATTAGACTCATTCACACCCACTCATAGTGCTGGGTCCTCACGGAAGCAAATCAGGTCAATagcttgctcaagggtatacTAAAAGCCTTCCGCCTTATATCCACTGGCATCAGGTTACCATGAGAGAAACAGCCAGAACACGTTCACATTAAACCCCCAAATGAAGTACATATTTTGCTGCCTTTTGAGCGATAATTACCAATCTTTCCCATGGAGTAGGTCTTTCCTAGGCCCTGAGtctgccctttctctctccaggACTTAAAGAGGTGTTTAAACATGGCTGACTCCCCGCCCTCGGTCATCACCTCTACTTTGGTGGTAGAGGGGTAGTTCTTTGCCTTGATGAAGCCCTGAAACAAGAGCAACCCTTGATGCTGTGATTTATGGATACATATGCTGTGATTTAATGTCATTTCTACATGTTGACATGAAATTGTACTAGAAAGGTAGTGGGTGAGTTAGCCTAAACAACACGATGAAGCCCCAGCATTTTGGCCCTCAATACTATTGGAGAGCTGAGAAGGTATGAGCAGGCTTTTTGCATATCACACAATGCACTACAGTAAGATGACATTCTCCTTTTCACCATTGTTTCAATTCTTGTTTGtcataattaatttatattaaaaatgaccaGATCAGGATCGCATTAAAGTGAAAAGCAGCACCCCTATGTACAGGGGTGGGTGGGCCAATTCAACAGTATGAAAGGAAAACCTGTATATTCTCAGAGAGGGCATCCAGGAATTTAAAGTGCATATCCGGAGGTTACGTGCTGGTGCTCACCACTGCCCTTCCCAAAGCTGAGCGCCGCTCCTCCATGGAGGCGTCTTTTCCCTTCCACACCGAGATACAGGCTCCGCCCTGGTCCACAATGTAGCAGTCCtggggaggagaggacagacaggTTACCTGCACCATTCAACATCACGCAGCAGGGGAGCAACACTATGGCCCACCAGCACTGCAGCCTGGACGTTCTTCAATGCTTCTCAAACGAATCTCCAAAGGTTAGTTGTGTGGATTCGCTCATACACGGGGTCAGAAGGCTGAAAACGGGTGAAATCTTGTTACACACGCGTAACATCTTCCTGAGCAGAATAATGCATCAAAGCGCAGAACCCGTCAGAATTTCCCCACACCCATCCACCTGTCAGCGCAGCGGACACGCTGACGCTGAGAAGAGAGGAAGCCGGGAGAGGGAGATCAGGAGCTGACCAGAGAGGCCACGTTACCGAGGAGCAGAGCAGGTCCTGAGTCAGTGGCTGTGTGGCCACCTCCTGGACCACCAGGCTTCCACTGGCTCCGAGACACTGAGGAGACACAAAACCCCACAGTCATGCCACATGCTCATCCATCCTTATTTAAACGGACACAATGTTTATGGTTCGCTGCTTTTGAATCATACTGTTAGGAATGTACTTGATTTGGCCATACTACAGGCACTGACTTTACAGTACACATTTGTTTGTGAAGCAGAGCAACAGACCTCTAAGATCAGTCAGAATCTGGCCTAAGCCACAACATGAGGGTTTCCCCACAGAGGAGCACATACTGGTAGAGCCTGACATTGGCGGTCTGGTAGAGGTCTGGCTTGTCGTCAGGGACGGCCTCCTTCAGCTGCCCTTCCCTCTGACCCAGCACTGCCCTCATGATCTTCATCAGCTCCGGGGAGTCCCCCTCGTCTCCACCCTCCACCACCCCGATCTGCGCCCGCCCGCCACGCTCCCTGTCACGAATGTCCTGGGCCAGAAGCACTGCctggggagaggaagagggggaacGGGGAATCCCTGTCATTCATGCTCATGGTGCTCCGTTTAAACTCCCACAATCCTCTTCATATTAGTGTGTTTTAGACAGGCGGTCATCTCCACATTCAGGACCACACAGTAATTACCCACACCTTGGCATCTATACTAATACACGTCCCATTcaaaaaaaccttttaacaCTCCCACAATGAACACATTACCAAAAATATTGATTCTTAATACAATACTGTAAATGGGACAAGTATCACCCAAGGTAACAGTTAAAGTGTCTGTAACCTAACAGTTATAAAGCCCTTCGTTGCCTTAGCGCATGAGACATTACCTTCAGCTTCTCTCGTCTGTTGCTTTGAGGGCCATTCCACTGCACAATCACCTTCCCCAGGTCAAGCAGGAATATGTCTCCAGTGTTGAAACTGTTCCAGGAGACCTCTACCTAAAAACACAAGGGGGGCacattatttacacatattACCTAGACTTCTGAGGCCCAAATTTCACACACCTCGACACTGTCTCCATGTTCTGTGCTCACAATCAATCTcaaattacagaaattaattttttatacCTCAGCATACCAATCCAACACCATCAcagttaattacatttaattatttggcAAAAGAGTTATATTAAAACAGTTTCAATATGAATACAGAATACCCGATGGCAACCAGCAATGAACTACTTCTGTTTAGAAGGAACGTGTAACTGAGCAAAGTGCTTAGAAGAAAAACAGACTGGTGTTTTCAAAGGCAGTAAGGAGTAAAGAGGATCTGACAACATCAGCCTGCGAACATGCAGAACTGAGAGGTGGGGGACCTGGTGGGGCTCCACTGTGACCTACCTCTGTGGCCTTGACATGCTTACTCCCTTTGATGTGCAGCAGACGCCGGATGTTGTACACATTGGTCTCGACGTGTTGGAACCCTGACGCCACCCCCCCTTTCTTATACCTGAAAAAAACACGAATTGCTCAGTGCCAAATCCTTTCAAATATATGCATGTCAGTCAAATCACTCAACCAGGAGCAATTACACATGAATGTCTGGCAGTTCATGTCAGACAACTTTGACAACAGAGGATTTAAacactgtgtttaaatgtttattgaagCCCACTAGTTAGAGTGTATGCTCAGTGTAAtactcacaacacacagcaaaaccaCAAATGGGGGTCAACAGAGAGATCCCTTACTCTGACATTATGTAATTTTCCATCTCCTAGAAAAGCACAAGTTTTTTCAACAAATTGCTCATCTAAAAATAATTGTCTCATCTGGTCTTTTTGTTGGGCCTGAATTGGAATTCCTAACAATTAAATCGTACCATGAAATGAACCTTGTCTGTTATGAACTGCCTGTTTTTACATTGGGGATACGTGGTACAAATATGGTTTGC
This genomic interval carries:
- the LOC118783855 gene encoding LOW QUALITY PROTEIN: advillin-like (The sequence of the model RefSeq protein was modified relative to this genomic sequence to represent the inferred CDS: inserted 1 base in 1 codon) is translated as MSEEIPEAFKSIRRKPGLQIWTINKMEMVPVPQQAYGNFFEGDCYIVLYESNDSTHSVDIHYWIGNASSQDEQGAAAIYVTQLDEFLGGSPIQHREVQGCESSKFQSYFKNGIVYKKGGVASGFQHVETNVYNIRRLLHIKGSKHVKATEVEVSWNSFNTGDIFLLDLGKVIVQWNGPQSNRREKLKAVLLAQDIRDRERGGRAQIGVVEGGDEGDSPELMKIMRAVLGQREGQLKEAVPDDKPDLYQTANVRLYHGSLVVQEVATQPLTQDLLCSSDCYIVDQGGACISVWKGKDASMEERRSALGRAVGFIKAKNYPSTTKVEVMTEGGESAMFKHLFKSWREKGQTQGLGKTYSMGKIAKVSQDKFDVMELHARPELAAQQRMVDDASGEVQVWRIEDLELRELHPSSYGQFYGGDCYLVLYTYKRSNQLQYILYMWLGRHATQDEITACAYQAVNLDNKYNGAPVQVRVTMGKEPRHFXAIFKGRLIIFEGGTGRPGVVNPDPGARLFQVRGAHELNTKATEVPARASSLNANDVFLLKTDRVCYLWYGKGCSGDEREMAKYVADILSKQDKQVVMEGQEPAEFWVALGGKAPYASDKRFQQEQPLHSPRLFECSNQTGRFLMTEIEDFAQEDLDEDDVMLLDTWEEIFLWIGRSANDFETKEACTSAVEYLKTHPAHRDPGTPIITVKQGYEPPTFTGWFNAWDPHKWSGGSSYEEMKNKLGDVASISQITVNLNNADLNQKNGNGGGYSAPGGPVSSKLRVSVASYKTNEGQLSNSNAGATISSGGNNSCMAPEMLLNKTPEELPMGVDPGKKEAVEEEGSTVNCGKPDADFNAMVYGNDWWVGSIVRYSCRPGFMLVGDPSRVCQSDGKWSLKPTCLRVCQKRRLEINERDIDGNCSSTCSAKTYSGSLKHGCVKLENCHSKEPGWKRWFVPCDDCVCDCLAPCISSG